CGGCTGACCCGGCGCACCTGGCCGAGCGGTGAGGCACCCAGCCTGCGCTGGGTCCTGGTCCACATGATCGAGGAGTACGCGCGGCACAACGGCCATGCCGACCTCCTCCGGGAGTCGGTGGACGGGGCCACCGGGGAGTAGCACTTTCCGCCCTCCCAGGTCCATGAGGGTGCCGTTCTCCGGCCGTAGCGTGGTGCCACGCGTCTGACGCTGGAGGCGACCGTTCCGATGATGGCCCACCGCGACGAACCCTCGGGCGTCTGTGGGTTCGCATCCCACGCCCTGATGGCGGCGGGGATGGCATCCATGCTCGCGCCCGTCCACGGCGGCGCCCTGACCCGCGGGCTGTGGCAGGCGGCCTACGCGGCCGGGTGCGCGTTCTTCGTCGTATCCATGGTGCGGGGCCGGAGGCTCGGGCCGCGCTCGGGGATGCCGGCGCCGCTGCACCACGCGATGTGCAACGCCGCCATGGTGTACATGCTCGCCATGCCCTCGCTGTCGGTGCTGGTGATCACCACGATCCTGATCGCCTACTTCATGGTGAGCGTGCTCGTGGACGGCTACCTTCTCGCCCGGAGTGCGTCGCAGGGCTCGGCCTCCCGGTGGTGGGAGACGGTCAGCCAGGGAACGCGCATCCTGATGGCCGGCGCGATGGTCTACATGTTCGCGGTGATGGACGTCGCCGCGAGCGCGGGCATGCACCACCATCACCTCCAAGGGTGACTGCTCTCGTCGCCCCCGGTCAGGCGCGGAGCGTTCCCGCCATGCGGAGGGCCAGCTCCAGGCGCGAGGCCAGCACACGCACGGGGAAGCCGCCCACCGTCGTCTGCACCTCGACGAAGCCGGTGTGGTACAGGACATCGCCGGACCTGCCGTCACCCAGCGCGACCCGGGAGCCGCCGTCGGCCGACCATGGGCTGATCGCCGTCTGCCGGAGCATGAGCTGCTGCACCACGGCGAACTCGCCGCCGCCCGTGAAGCTGTCGAGGTAGAACGGCATCAGGGGAGCGTCCCCCTCCTGGCGGGCGTCGGTGAGCTGGCGGTCACGGCGGAGGCCGGCGGGGGCGGTGGCGTGGAGCGCGGCCCCGGAGGGCCGGCCCTCGGTCACCCGCTCCGTGGCGCTCACCGTCGCGGCGATCTCACCGGGGGTGGCGAACTCGTCGGGACCGAACCGTGGTGCGCGGTCCACCGCGGTCGCCTCGGCGACGCGGACCTGCCGCCCGGCGACGCTGACCGCCTCGCGGAGCATGATGCCGTCGGGGGTGACGCAGCTCTCGACGTGCTCCTGGGCGTCGCCCGGCCGGAGCGCCTCGCTCCCTGAGTGACGGTAGAGGTAGGTGGTGCACCGCTGCCCGAGCACGGAGCGTCCACCACGTTCCTCCGCCACGCCCGCCGCGACCGCGGCGCTGAGCGCGGGCCGGGAGAAGACCTGGGGCTCGAGCGCCAGCGTCAGCGGTGTGGCGAAGGCCTTGAACCCCTCGGGGAGGGTGACCCGTTCGGTCCGGTTCACGACACTGCCGGAGACCACCGCGCCACCGGGGGGAGCGCCGTCGCGGTGCTCGACCCGGACCTGCCCGGGGCGCCGCACCGAGATCACATCGGTCTGGACCAGGGGCGCGGCCCCGGCGGTGTCGTCGACCCGGTACACGGCGCGATACGCCGGTGCCGGCGCCACCGCGGGTGGCCCCGGGTCGTCGGGAACGGCGTCGCCGAGGCGGACCAGTCCCAGCACCACCCCCAGGCCGGCGAGGGTGGCAACCCCGGTCGCGGCGAGCCAGCCGATGGTCGGGTGGCGGAGCAGCGACGTCCTCCGCCGCGCCGGCGCAGCGGGTGCAGCCGGCTGCGCGAGAACCGCGGCCACCGGCGCCGTCCGTCTCGGCTCGCGGACCTTCCAGCTGCGACTCCTGGACATCGCGCCGCCTCAGTGAGGGCCGTCGACCGCGCAGGCCGCCGGGCCGAAGGCTCCGTTCTCGCCGAGCTCGAGCACCCGTGCCGGGTCATAGCCGAGCAGCCCGAAGACGTGCGCCGAGTCCTCGTGGCGCGCCGGTGCGCGGCGGTGGGTGCTGCCCTGCGGGGCGCCGACGCGCAGTGGGCTGGCGACCTGGCGCACGGTGCCGAAGCGTGGGTGCGCGGTCTCGACGACCACCCCGCGCGCCAGCGCCTGGGGGTCGGCGAACGCCTGCTCGAGGTCGTTGACGGGCGCACAGGGCACCCCCGCGTCGGCGAGCCGGTCGAGCAGGTCGGCGGTGGTCTCGCCCCCGAACAGCGGCTCGAGGATGGCGAGCAGCTCGCCCCGGTGGGCGAGGCGGGCGCCGAAGTCGGCGAACCGCGCGTCGGTGGCGAGCTGGGGGCGCCCCAGGGCCTCGGTGAGCCGCTTCCAGAACTTCTCCTTGGCACACACCACCACGATCCACCCGTCGCCGGTGCGGAAGTTCTGGAAGGGCACGATCGACGGATGCGCGGAGAGAGCGGTGCGCTCGGCCCGGTGGCCGGTGGTCAGGTACCAGGTGGCGGGATAGCTGAGCATGCTCAGCGCCACCTCGAAGAGGCTGACGTCGCAGTCCATGCCGGTGCCGTCCCGGCGGGCCGCGTGGATCCCCGCCATCAGCGCCAGGGCCGCGGCCAGCCCGCTGGAGAAGTCCACCAACGAGAGCCCGGACTTGGTGGGCGGCCCGCCCGGCTCGCCGGTGAGGCTCATCCATCCCGCCAGACCCTGGACCAGGTAGTCGTACCCCGGCTCGGCGCGGCGCGGGCCGTCCATGCCGAATCCGCTCAGCGAGCAGCACACGATCCGCGGGTTGAGGTGCTTCAGGTGGGCGTGGCGGATGCGCAGCCGGTCGGGGATGTCCCCGCGCAGATTGGAGTACACCGCGTCGCTCTGGCGCACCAGGTCCTCGAACACACCGCGCCCCGCTGCGGTCGAGATGTCGAGGCTCAGGCTCCGCTTGTTGCGGTTGAAGGTCTCGAAGAAGAGGCTGTCCTCCCCCTCCTGGTACGGCGGCACGTACCGGCCGACGTCGCCCCCGGTGCCGGGGTCCTCGACCTTGATCACCTCCGCCCCCAGGTCCGCCAGGTGCACGCTGCCGTACGGGCCTGCGCCGTACTGCTCGACGGCGACGATGCGCACGTCGGCGAGCGGCCTCATCCGCCTCCCCCCGCGGCCACCAGGCTGGCGCGGGTCACCACCCGGTCGGCGGAGTGCCGAAGCGCCAGGTCCACGCTGCTCAGGGGGTAGTCGGCGTCGAGCAGGCTCTCCCACGGGAACTGTGGGTGGGTGGCCACGAACTCCAGGGCGCGGCCGAGGAAGAACGGGTGGTACCGGATCGCGGCCACGATGGTGACCCCGGAGCGGGTGAACAGCCCGGGATCGAACTCGCAGGTCTTCCCCGGCGAGATGTTGCCGACGCTCACGAAGCGTCCGCCCGCACGGGTCAGCCGGGCACCGTCCCAGAACGCGCTCGGGGTGCCGGTGACGTCGATGACCACATCGGGGAGCCGCCCCCCGCATCGGGCACGGACGGCGTCGGCCCGGTCGGCGATGCCGGCCAGCTCGGAGAGGTCGAGGGTGGCATCGGCGCCGAAGTCGCGGGCGATCTCGAGACGGCGGGGGTTCACGTCGGCGACCAGCACCCGCGCGTCCGTCGCCGAGGCGGCCGCGGCGCCGCAGAGGCCGAGCCCACCGGCGCCGAGCAGCAGCACCGTCTCCCCCGGCCGCAGCCCGGAGACGTGCACCGAGTACACCATCTGGCTGAGGGCGCAGTTGGCGCTGGCAGCCGACCGGTCGGAGACGGCGTCGGGCACCCGGTAGAGGTACTGGTCGCGGTGAACGTAGTAGTGGGTCCCGAAGGTCCCGTGGAAGTGCGGGAACGTGACGGCCGGCTTGCGCCAGTGCTCGTAGGCGTTTCGGCAGAGGTTCCAGTCGCCGTTCTGGCACTCGGGACAGCGCCGGCAGACCTGGTAGTAGGTGGCCACGGCACGGTCGCCCTCGCGGAGTGGCTCGCCGGCGAAGTCGTGGGTGACCCCCTCACCGAGGGCCACCACCCGTCCCAGACCCTCGTGCCCCAGCACCCCTCCGATCCCGACCTGGGGGTGCAGGCCTCGCCAGATGTGGAGCTCGGAGCCGCAGATGTTGGCCCGGATCATCTCCATCAGGACGTCCCCGGAGGCGGGCCTGGGGAGCTCGTACTCCTCCATCCGGGTCTGCTCGATCCCGGCCAGGACGGTGGTGGTGCCGCGGCTCATGGCACCAACCGTAGCCCCCCCCGCGGCGAGCTCCCCAGGCCACCGCAGGGCCAAGCTCGGCCCGATGTTCACTCTGGAGGGGCCGGAGGCTCCGCGTTCTCGCCGGGACCGGCGGGCACCGAGTTGACGATCGCGTCCGCAGCGCTGAGCGCCGCCAGGGTCTGCCATGCGCGGGTTGCGAGGTGGAGGTTGAGACGGGTATCGGGGTCGTTGAGGTCGTGGCCCGAGAGGTCGCGGATGCGCTGCAGCCGGTACTTCAGCGTGCTGCGCCCGATGAAGAGGGCCTTGGTGGTGACGTCGTAGTTCCCACCGCAGTCCAGGAAGCGCGCCAGCGTCTTCACCAGCTCGGAGGAGCGGAGGGTGTCGTAGTCGAGCAGGCGGCCCAGCATGGAGCGCATGAACCGCTCCAGCTCCGAGAAGTCGCCCACCGACGACAGCACCCGGTAGAAGCCGAGGTCGTCGAAGGCCGTCACCGGCTTGGCGAAGTGGGTGGAGCGCTGCAGCGACAGCACCAGGAGAGCCTCCCGGTAGGACCGAGGGATCTCCCGCCAGTGCTCGCACGCGCCGCCGACCGAGATCGCGCACCGGCCACCGCCCAGGTCGGGCAGCAGCGTGCGGCGCAGGTCCTCCCATCGCGGTTTCGCGCATGCGAGGATCACCACCGTGCCGCCCTTGGTCAGCACCAGGGTGCCCACGTCGAGCTCCTTCGCGCGCCGCCGGACGGCATGGAGGAAGGCGTCGGCGTCGTGGTTCTTGGTGTGGCCCTCGACGAGCACGACCCGGTGCGGACGCTCGAGGTCGTAGCCCAGGGCGTTGGCACGGGAGAGCGCGCCCGCCTCGTCGGTCCCGGCCAGCAGCTCCTCCCCCAGGTCGCGGCGAACCCGGAGCTCCACCTCGGCGATCGCCCGCATCTGGGCGAGCTTCATCGCCAGGACCGTGGTCCCGTGCTCCAGGGCGACCGAGACGATGTCGTCGACGACCTCGGGGACGTGGCAGAGGGCGAGCACGGCGAGGACGTCCTGGCGCGGGCTGGCGACGGTCACCAGGCGGTCGCGGTCGCGGACCGGCCGTGCCTCGGCGGCGAGCTGGCGGAGCAGCCGCTCACGCCGCTCGGGAGGGTCCTTCGGGTAGGGACTGGGCTGACCGGGGCCGTCCCACACCCGCAGGTTGCCGTACCGGTCCTCGATCGCCACCGCGAACCCGGTGACCTCGCGCAGGGCGCGGGCGATCCCCTCCAGCCCCTCGCTCGACGCCGCGACCCGGGTCAGGGTGTCGTGGACGACCATGCTCCGCTCGAGCCGGTTCACGGTGCGTGCGAGGGCGGCGTTGCTCGCGGCCGCGTGGGCCAGGAGGGCGCGCTCGCGGGCGATCAGGCCGGTGTTGGCGAGCGCGACGCCGCACTGCTGGGTCAGGGCGCTGAGCAGGAACCGCTCCTCGTTCGACACCGGGCCGCACCCCGAGAGGATGAGATGGCCGAGCACGCCGGTGCGGCTGCGGATCGGCATGGCCGCGGCCCATGGTCGGCCGCGCAGGCTGAGCTCGCCGCCGCCACCGCCGCCGCCGACCCGCTCCAGCTGGCGCACGATGTCGCCGCGCACGCTCGCCGATCCCAGCAGGGCGGTCGTGTCGCGCCATCCGTGGGCCGCGGAGTACGTCCCCTCGAGGCGGCAG
The sequence above is drawn from the Candidatus Dormiibacterota bacterium genome and encodes:
- a CDS encoding DUF664 domain-containing protein; the encoded protein is RLTRRTWPSGEAPSLRWVLVHMIEEYARHNGHADLLRESVDGATGE
- a CDS encoding zinc-binding dehydrogenase, encoding MSRGTTTVLAGIEQTRMEEYELPRPASGDVLMEMIRANICGSELHIWRGLHPQVGIGGVLGHEGLGRVVALGEGVTHDFAGEPLREGDRAVATYYQVCRRCPECQNGDWNLCRNAYEHWRKPAVTFPHFHGTFGTHYYVHRDQYLYRVPDAVSDRSAASANCALSQMVYSVHVSGLRPGETVLLLGAGGLGLCGAAAASATDARVLVADVNPRRLEIARDFGADATLDLSELAGIADRADAVRARCGGRLPDVVIDVTGTPSAFWDGARLTRAGGRFVSVGNISPGKTCEFDPGLFTRSGVTIVAAIRYHPFFLGRALEFVATHPQFPWESLLDADYPLSSVDLALRHSADRVVTRASLVAAGGGG
- a CDS encoding helix-turn-helix domain-containing protein → MSPLSAPRPAADALDQLSSLHAVLVLSMLMNETGDEEQILHMAATAVPSLARCRLEGTYSAAHGWRDTTALLGSASVRGDIVRQLERVGGGGGGGELSLRGRPWAAAMPIRSRTGVLGHLILSGCGPVSNEERFLLSALTQQCGVALANTGLIARERALLAHAAASNAALARTVNRLERSMVVHDTLTRVAASSEGLEGIARALREVTGFAVAIEDRYGNLRVWDGPGQPSPYPKDPPERRERLLRQLAAEARPVRDRDRLVTVASPRQDVLAVLALCHVPEVVDDIVSVALEHGTTVLAMKLAQMRAIAEVELRVRRDLGEELLAGTDEAGALSRANALGYDLERPHRVVLVEGHTKNHDADAFLHAVRRRAKELDVGTLVLTKGGTVVILACAKPRWEDLRRTLLPDLGGGRCAISVGGACEHWREIPRSYREALLVLSLQRSTHFAKPVTAFDDLGFYRVLSSVGDFSELERFMRSMLGRLLDYDTLRSSELVKTLARFLDCGGNYDVTTKALFIGRSTLKYRLQRIRDLSGHDLNDPDTRLNLHLATRAWQTLAALSAADAIVNSVPAGPGENAEPPAPPE
- a CDS encoding CoA transferase encodes the protein MRPLADVRIVAVEQYGAGPYGSVHLADLGAEVIKVEDPGTGGDVGRYVPPYQEGEDSLFFETFNRNKRSLSLDISTAAGRGVFEDLVRQSDAVYSNLRGDIPDRLRIRHAHLKHLNPRIVCCSLSGFGMDGPRRAEPGYDYLVQGLAGWMSLTGEPGGPPTKSGLSLVDFSSGLAAALALMAGIHAARRDGTGMDCDVSLFEVALSMLSYPATWYLTTGHRAERTALSAHPSIVPFQNFRTGDGWIVVVCAKEKFWKRLTEALGRPQLATDARFADFGARLAHRGELLAILEPLFGGETTADLLDRLADAGVPCAPVNDLEQAFADPQALARGVVVETAHPRFGTVRQVASPLRVGAPQGSTHRRAPARHEDSAHVFGLLGYDPARVLELGENGAFGPAACAVDGPH
- a CDS encoding DUF5134 domain-containing protein, producing MAHRDEPSGVCGFASHALMAAGMASMLAPVHGGALTRGLWQAAYAAGCAFFVVSMVRGRRLGPRSGMPAPLHHAMCNAAMVYMLAMPSLSVLVITTILIAYFMVSVLVDGYLLARSASQGSASRWWETVSQGTRILMAGAMVYMFAVMDVAASAGMHHHHLQG